One region of Bdellovibrio bacteriovorus genomic DNA includes:
- a CDS encoding hemerythrin domain-containing protein yields the protein MASIYDVLKKDHREVEKLFEKIEDCLDGEEYAEAEHLFDTLKTELTAHAKAEEQVFYEPLKTAAKEKEGEELAWEGGEEHHVMALLLNELSRMDAEEEEWKAKIKVLCEIVEHHVEEEEGEIFPQAKKWFTKEQEQQIAEDMKEMKNKYKTKVEEALEEDIEILMHPLSQKHSHSSSHQRQI from the coding sequence ATGGCAAGCATTTATGACGTGCTGAAAAAAGACCACCGCGAAGTCGAAAAACTTTTTGAAAAAATCGAAGACTGTCTGGACGGCGAAGAATACGCTGAAGCTGAACATCTTTTCGATACTTTAAAAACAGAACTCACGGCCCATGCCAAAGCTGAAGAGCAAGTTTTCTATGAGCCCTTAAAAACGGCCGCTAAAGAAAAAGAAGGAGAAGAGCTGGCGTGGGAAGGCGGAGAAGAACATCACGTGATGGCGCTTCTTTTAAATGAGCTTTCTCGTATGGATGCGGAAGAAGAAGAATGGAAAGCAAAAATCAAAGTTCTTTGTGAGATCGTCGAACACCACGTCGAAGAAGAAGAAGGCGAAATCTTTCCGCAAGCTAAAAAATGGTTTACGAAAGAACAAGAGCAACAAATTGCTGAAGATATGAAAGAAATGAAAAATAAATACAAAACCAAAGTGGAGGAAGCTTTGGAAGAGGACATAGAAATTCTGATGCATCCTCTGAGTCAAAAGCACAGCCATTCGAGCTCTCATCAACGTCAGATCTAA
- a CDS encoding amidohydrolase family protein yields MFIYLQKGQYFDGTQFLGQDIFVSGTSISKIGKLEAATLKDLEIESLDCTGCYLIPGLIDPHLHLAGGSGEIGGFHSQSMSILLSEAVAGGVTTLIGTIGVDTTTKSMPELIARCKAFNELGLTAYCYTGGYDCPPKTLTDSVRNDLIFIPEVIGVGELAIADRRAPEPDLKDLAKACIDSYVGGMLANKPGISHIHVGDGNRRMQTLRDLMEKHVVLPGNFHITHIGRSEALIKEAVEMARRGCYVDLDLWDRDFSYWYQVYLEMKGPLDQLTVSSDASKGPPADLWYELRTCVLKHGFKLEDLLKHFTSNTAQALKLSRKGRLAVGCDADIAVFDKQTFEMKHVISRGQILMKDGKLNFINRPPESRREFDVYGIRKEKDPSI; encoded by the coding sequence ATGTTTATCTATCTGCAGAAGGGTCAGTATTTCGATGGTACACAGTTTCTGGGACAAGATATTTTTGTCTCAGGGACTAGTATTAGTAAAATCGGAAAACTTGAAGCGGCAACGCTTAAAGATCTTGAAATCGAAAGTCTGGATTGCACCGGCTGCTATCTGATTCCGGGACTGATTGATCCTCACCTGCACTTAGCGGGTGGCAGTGGCGAAATCGGAGGCTTTCATTCACAGTCCATGAGTATTTTATTATCCGAAGCTGTCGCTGGCGGTGTGACGACACTCATTGGAACCATTGGAGTCGATACGACAACAAAGTCTATGCCCGAGCTTATCGCTCGCTGCAAAGCCTTTAATGAGTTAGGGCTGACGGCCTACTGCTATACCGGTGGTTATGATTGTCCTCCGAAAACTTTGACGGATTCTGTTCGTAACGATCTTATTTTTATTCCCGAAGTGATTGGTGTCGGAGAACTTGCCATCGCCGATCGCCGTGCTCCAGAGCCGGATCTTAAGGATTTGGCGAAAGCCTGCATTGATTCCTATGTCGGCGGCATGCTGGCAAATAAGCCAGGCATCTCTCACATCCATGTGGGCGATGGCAATCGCCGAATGCAGACCTTGCGTGATTTGATGGAAAAACATGTCGTCTTACCCGGAAACTTTCACATCACTCATATCGGTCGCAGCGAAGCTCTTATCAAAGAGGCTGTCGAGATGGCGCGACGAGGATGTTACGTGGATCTTGATTTGTGGGATCGTGATTTCAGTTATTGGTATCAAGTCTATTTGGAAATGAAAGGTCCCTTGGATCAATTGACCGTGTCATCTGACGCCAGCAAAGGCCCACCTGCAGATCTTTGGTATGAATTAAGAACCTGTGTGCTTAAACATGGTTTTAAACTCGAGGACTTGTTAAAACATTTTACTAGCAACACGGCTCAAGCCTTGAAACTCAGCCGGAAAGGGCGCCTTGCCGTCGGCTGTGACGCCGACATCGCTGTGTTTGATAAACAGACCTTTGAGATGAAACATGTAATTTCCCGAGGACAGATCCTGATGAAAGATGGAAAATTAAATTTCATTAACAGACCTCCTGAATCAAGAAGGGAATTTGATGTTTATGGAATCCGCAAAGAAAAAGATCCGTCGATCTGA
- the cphA gene encoding cyanophycin synthetase: MKIVSFKPIYGPNVYHHLPVMVMRVSLEEWTDKPSNEIPGFVDGLKTALPSLYDHTCSPGVPGGFFQRLERGTYMAHIIEHVALELSTMSGMDMTYGKSRYAGKPGLYDVIIRFDNEGGMVECLRSAFNLVEDVLHNTSVDVPYFLNNIKKAYKRSALGPSAECLVKAAKKKKIPTKRIGSESLIQLGYGVKQRRVQSAITDRTSLIAADLVQDKEMTKSLLRQALIPVPHGVTIYDEEEIASAIEGLSAPYVLKPFDGHHGEGVHLNLQNVEELKQAYHNAKALSSRFIIEEMQQGRDYRVLVIDGKFAAAAERVPPFVVGDGKSTIANLIEKLNSDPLRGDGHESYLSKVVIDPILTQHLVKQGLNVESIPSADQKITLRGNANLSSGGTAIDVTQSASPEVRILCERIARLVGLDICGIDIISKDITKSIAEGGLVIIEVNAGPGLRMHLLDKKEDEPHVGSMIVDMMYKDEEEARIPILSVTGTNGKTTVARLLHKIMSDNGKKCVGMTNTDGIWIGEKKICSGDCSGPLSADMVLSDQAVDCAVLELARGGLLRGGLAYDWSDVGIITNIRSDHIGQDGIETVDDILWIKSLVAERVRRGGTLVLNADDEHCMSLIHNNRVKKHGCNIIVFSTKPDSPAFAEQLSMGRDACWLEDGHLVMSYKGSVQSLAYASDMPITLGGMAEFQISNILAALAASIAMGIPAERVLDSIQNFHPASENKGRLNLYRVGAGYAILDYGHNADAITNVGEMLRRWTNFKKTVVLGLPGDRSTEIILSGAKKAAEYFDKVILRDDADLRGRLHGELPKLIAEMFNKDFPGLEHEICLKEDAAVSQGLSEIQEDEILVILYEDISAVMKAMREYDPVSILNLPQPEERPYQEDSHVAWQ; encoded by the coding sequence ATGAAAATCGTCAGTTTTAAACCGATCTATGGTCCCAATGTCTATCACCATCTTCCCGTTATGGTCATGAGAGTGAGTCTTGAAGAGTGGACAGATAAGCCCAGCAATGAAATTCCTGGTTTTGTCGATGGGCTTAAAACAGCTCTTCCCAGTCTTTACGATCATACGTGTTCACCAGGCGTTCCTGGGGGATTTTTCCAACGCTTAGAAAGAGGCACCTATATGGCTCACATCATTGAGCACGTGGCATTGGAACTTTCTACGATGAGTGGCATGGATATGACATATGGTAAGTCTCGTTATGCAGGGAAGCCGGGCCTGTACGATGTGATCATTCGCTTTGATAATGAGGGAGGCATGGTGGAATGCCTTCGTTCGGCTTTCAATCTCGTTGAAGATGTGTTGCACAACACCAGTGTCGACGTTCCTTATTTCTTAAACAATATTAAAAAGGCGTATAAACGAAGTGCATTGGGTCCAAGTGCTGAGTGCTTAGTTAAGGCCGCAAAGAAAAAGAAAATTCCCACAAAACGTATTGGATCAGAAAGTCTGATTCAATTGGGTTATGGTGTGAAGCAGAGACGCGTGCAATCGGCGATCACCGATCGCACAAGCTTGATCGCGGCGGATCTAGTGCAAGACAAAGAGATGACAAAATCTCTCTTGCGACAAGCACTAATCCCTGTTCCCCATGGAGTTACTATTTATGATGAAGAAGAAATTGCTTCTGCGATTGAAGGGCTTTCTGCTCCGTATGTTTTGAAACCTTTTGATGGTCATCACGGCGAGGGAGTTCACTTAAACCTCCAAAACGTGGAAGAGTTAAAGCAGGCTTACCATAATGCGAAGGCCCTCTCGTCGCGTTTCATTATTGAAGAAATGCAGCAAGGCCGGGACTATCGTGTGTTGGTTATTGATGGCAAGTTCGCGGCGGCGGCAGAGCGCGTGCCACCTTTTGTGGTCGGCGATGGGAAAAGCACTATTGCCAATCTCATAGAAAAGCTCAACTCAGATCCTTTACGTGGTGATGGGCATGAAAGCTATCTTTCTAAAGTTGTTATCGACCCGATCCTCACGCAGCATCTGGTAAAACAAGGTCTGAATGTCGAAAGCATCCCAAGCGCCGATCAAAAAATCACCCTGCGTGGGAATGCCAATCTCTCTAGTGGCGGAACGGCGATTGATGTGACTCAATCCGCGTCACCAGAAGTGCGAATCCTTTGTGAGCGCATCGCGCGTTTGGTCGGTCTGGACATCTGTGGGATCGACATAATTTCTAAGGATATTACGAAGTCCATTGCAGAAGGTGGACTTGTCATAATTGAAGTGAATGCGGGGCCGGGTTTGCGGATGCATCTTCTGGATAAGAAAGAAGATGAGCCGCATGTAGGTTCGATGATTGTCGATATGATGTATAAAGATGAAGAAGAAGCTCGTATTCCTATTTTAAGTGTGACGGGAACGAACGGCAAAACAACCGTAGCACGGCTTCTTCATAAAATTATGTCCGACAATGGAAAAAAATGCGTCGGTATGACAAATACTGATGGTATCTGGATTGGTGAAAAGAAAATATGTTCGGGTGACTGTTCAGGTCCACTCTCAGCAGACATGGTATTAAGTGATCAAGCCGTCGATTGCGCGGTTTTAGAATTAGCTCGCGGAGGTTTGCTTCGTGGTGGCTTGGCCTATGATTGGTCGGACGTGGGCATAATTACGAATATTCGTTCCGATCACATCGGACAAGATGGCATCGAAACGGTGGACGATATTTTGTGGATCAAATCGCTTGTCGCTGAACGTGTTCGGCGTGGGGGAACTTTGGTGCTCAATGCTGATGATGAGCACTGCATGTCATTAATTCATAACAATCGCGTTAAAAAGCATGGTTGCAATATCATTGTCTTCTCAACTAAGCCAGACAGTCCTGCATTTGCCGAACAACTGTCGATGGGGCGAGATGCGTGCTGGCTTGAAGATGGTCACTTAGTGATGTCGTACAAAGGAAGTGTGCAAAGTTTGGCCTACGCCAGCGACATGCCGATTACTTTAGGCGGCATGGCCGAGTTCCAAATTTCAAATATACTGGCAGCGTTGGCCGCCAGTATCGCAATGGGAATTCCCGCAGAACGAGTTTTAGACTCTATTCAGAACTTCCACCCCGCATCGGAAAACAAAGGTCGCTTAAACCTGTATCGTGTCGGGGCTGGTTACGCGATACTGGACTACGGTCACAATGCAGATGCAATCACGAACGTCGGTGAGATGCTGCGTCGCTGGACAAATTTCAAGAAGACGGTGGTTTTGGGACTTCCCGGCGATCGCTCCACAGAAATCATTCTTTCAGGGGCAAAGAAAGCCGCCGAATACTTTGATAAAGTCATTTTGCGGGATGATGCAGACCTTCGGGGTCGCCTGCATGGAGAGCTACCAAAACTTATCGCCGAGATGTTTAACAAAGACTTTCCTGGTTTGGAACATGAAATTTGTCTGAAAGAGGACGCGGCTGTGAGCCAAGGGCTTTCAGAGATTCAGGAAGACGAAATCCTTGTGATTCTTTACGAGGATATTAGCGCGGTCATGAAAGCCATGCGTGAATACGACCCTGTGTCGATTTTGAATCTTCCGCAGCCCGAGGAAAGACCTTATCAGGAAGACTCCCATGTAGCGTGGCAATAA